From a single Miscanthus floridulus cultivar M001 chromosome 8, ASM1932011v1, whole genome shotgun sequence genomic region:
- the LOC136471753 gene encoding uncharacterized protein, producing the protein MDSAANDAASAVPPSVVSAAEETLAAAESVGDHLSHLLAAAAADPDAVAELPPLLRARAFLAVAQAATSLLGVRLRCSGIDPDEHPIRKEFERLSLWQEKLNQFEAWDKAPLRPTTTINTQAAARFIGHSLSHLTSDQKRSMQEISRGERRSWSGQKRKPEPLPEKKSVRAAAEEFLAKAAQELIGHSDSMVKGPVILIPDEDED; encoded by the exons ATGGACTCCGCCGCTAACGACGCCGCCTCGGCAGTTCCGCCGTCTGTGGTCTCGGCTGCTGAGGAGACGCTCGCGGCTGCCGAATCCGTAGGGGACCATCTCTCCCATctgctcgcggcggcggcggcggaccccGACGCCGTGGCCGAGCTCCCGCCCCTGCTCCGGGCGCGCGCTTTCCTCGCCGTGGCGCAGGCCGCCACCTCACTCCTCGGAG TTCGTCTAAGGTGTTCGGGAATTGACCCTGACGAGCACCCCATCAGAAAGGAGTTT GAAAGGTTAAGCCTATGGCAGGAGAAGTTAAATCAATTTGAGGCATGGGACAAGG CACCACTCCGCCCTACTACTACAATAAatacacaagcagcagcaaggtTTATTGGACACTCACTTTCCCATCTGACATCCG ATCAGAAGAGGAGCATGCAGGAAATAAGTAGAGGAGAAAGGCGGAGTTGGTCTGGGCAGAAGAGAAAGCCTGAGCCTTTACCAGAAAAGAAGTCTGTCCGTGCTGCTGCAGAAGAGTTCCTTGCAAAGGCTGCTCAGGAACTTATTGGGCATAGTGATAGCATGGTCAAGGGTCCTGTTATACTCATTCCTGATGAAGATGAGGACTAG